Proteins from a single region of Streptomyces sp. HUAS 15-9:
- a CDS encoding RNA 2'-phosphotransferase, translating to MDERRTVKVSKYLSKHLRHQPERIGLTLDEGGWVEIDTLIAAAAAHGFRFSRAELDHVVAANDKKRFAVEGTRIRASQGHSVEVDLGLPPATPPPYLYHGTVARNLESIRATGLRPMNRHDVHLSVDRKTATRVGARRGRPVVLAVDAGAMHRAGHVFHVSANGVWLTKAVPPEYLRFSEPH from the coding sequence ATGGACGAGAGGCGCACCGTGAAGGTGTCGAAGTATCTCTCGAAGCACCTGCGGCACCAGCCCGAACGGATCGGCCTCACGCTCGACGAGGGCGGCTGGGTCGAGATCGACACCCTGATCGCCGCGGCGGCCGCGCACGGATTCCGGTTCAGCCGCGCCGAGCTCGACCATGTGGTGGCCGCCAACGACAAGAAGCGGTTCGCCGTAGAGGGCACCCGGATCCGCGCCAGCCAGGGCCACAGCGTCGAGGTCGACCTCGGACTGCCCCCGGCGACCCCGCCGCCGTACCTGTACCACGGGACCGTCGCCCGCAACCTGGAGTCGATCCGCGCAACGGGTCTCAGGCCGATGAACAGGCACGACGTACACCTCTCGGTCGACCGCAAGACCGCGACCCGGGTCGGCGCCCGCCGCGGCCGCCCCGTCGTGCTGGCCGTCGACGCGGGAGCCATGCACCGCGCCGGCCATGTCTTCCACGTCAGCGCGAACGGCGTGTGGCTGACGAAGGCCGTACCGCCCGAGTACCTCCGCTTCTCGGAGCCGCACTGA
- a CDS encoding HAD-IIB family hydrolase → MRENDPVTSATGTPETPASPKLSTALEQGGSPVVPPRLIATDLDGTLLRDDKSVSPRTVAALAAAEEAGIEVFFVTGRPARWMDVVSDHVHGHGLAICGNGAAVVDLHGGPGTHRFVKVRELARENALDAVRLLRDAAPGTVYAVEQTYGFHQEPAYPKLHMEIPDNLAPAEELLASDGPGAAEPVIKILAYHPDLDPDAFLTLARLAVGDRANVTRSSPSALLEISGPGVSKASTLALCCAERGISHEEVVAFGDMPNDVEMLTWAGQSYAMGNAHPDVLAAASGRTVANNEDGVAVVIEQLLTARA, encoded by the coding sequence ATGCGCGAGAATGACCCGGTGACCTCAGCCACCGGAACGCCCGAGACCCCGGCCTCCCCCAAGCTCTCGACCGCGCTCGAGCAGGGCGGCAGTCCCGTCGTCCCGCCGCGGCTGATCGCCACCGACCTCGACGGCACCCTGCTGCGTGACGACAAGTCGGTGTCCCCGCGCACGGTCGCCGCGCTGGCCGCCGCCGAGGAGGCGGGCATCGAGGTCTTCTTCGTGACCGGCCGCCCGGCCCGCTGGATGGACGTGGTCAGCGACCACGTCCACGGCCATGGCCTGGCGATCTGCGGCAACGGCGCCGCCGTCGTCGACCTGCACGGCGGCCCCGGCACTCACCGGTTCGTGAAGGTGCGCGAACTGGCCCGGGAGAACGCCCTCGACGCCGTACGACTGCTGCGCGACGCGGCGCCGGGCACGGTGTACGCGGTCGAGCAGACGTACGGCTTCCACCAGGAACCGGCCTATCCGAAGCTGCACATGGAGATACCGGACAACCTCGCGCCTGCCGAGGAACTGCTGGCGTCCGACGGTCCGGGTGCCGCCGAACCGGTGATCAAGATCCTCGCCTATCACCCGGATCTCGACCCCGACGCGTTCCTCACCCTCGCCCGCCTCGCCGTCGGCGACCGTGCCAACGTGACCCGCTCCAGCCCCAGCGCGCTGCTGGAGATCAGCGGCCCCGGCGTCTCCAAGGCCAGCACCCTCGCCCTGTGCTGCGCCGAGCGCGGTATCTCGCACGAGGAGGTCGTCGCCTTCGGGGACATGCCCAACGACGTGGAGATGCTGACCTGGGCCGGTCAGTCGTACGCGATGGGCAACGCCCACCCGGACGTGCTCGCCGCGGCGTCGGGGCGGACGGTCGCCAACAACGAGGACGGGGTGGCCGTCGTCATCGAGCAGTTGCTGACGGCCCGGGCGTAG
- a CDS encoding LLM class flavin-dependent oxidoreductase: protein MSLRLSTVILPYRRWHEGGRSAWTRAEQLGFHTAYTYDHLTWRGFRDGPWFGAIPTLTAAAAATDHLRLGTLVTSPNFRHPVTLAKELISLDDISGGRITLGIGAGGTGFDATALGQDLWSPRERADRLAEFVPLLDRLLTEDSVSYEGDFYSAHEAHNIPGCVQRPRLPFAVAATGPRGLKLAARYGQAWVTTGDPKLYESGTPKESVRALRGQTEKLADACAALGRNVAGLDKILLTGFTPDRTRPLESLDAFVDFAGRHRELGFTEIVLHWPIPDTDFAVDQKVFEQIAMEAPAQLD, encoded by the coding sequence ATGAGTCTGCGCCTGAGCACCGTGATCCTCCCGTACCGCCGCTGGCACGAAGGCGGCCGTTCGGCCTGGACGCGTGCCGAGCAGCTCGGCTTCCACACCGCCTACACCTACGACCACCTGACCTGGCGCGGCTTCCGCGACGGTCCGTGGTTCGGCGCGATCCCGACGCTGACCGCCGCCGCGGCCGCCACCGACCACCTCCGCCTGGGCACGCTGGTGACCTCGCCGAACTTCCGGCACCCGGTGACCCTCGCCAAGGAGCTGATCTCGCTCGACGACATCTCCGGCGGCCGGATCACGCTGGGCATCGGCGCGGGCGGCACCGGCTTCGACGCCACGGCGCTCGGCCAGGACCTGTGGAGTCCGCGCGAGCGCGCGGACCGCCTCGCCGAGTTCGTGCCGCTGCTGGACCGGCTGCTCACCGAGGACTCGGTGTCGTACGAGGGCGACTTCTACTCGGCGCACGAGGCGCACAACATCCCGGGCTGCGTGCAGCGCCCCCGGCTGCCCTTCGCGGTGGCCGCCACCGGCCCGCGCGGGCTGAAGCTCGCCGCGCGGTACGGGCAGGCGTGGGTGACCACCGGCGACCCGAAGCTGTACGAGAGCGGCACGCCGAAGGAGTCGGTCCGGGCGCTGCGCGGGCAGACCGAGAAGCTGGCCGACGCCTGCGCCGCGCTGGGGCGGAACGTGGCCGGCCTCGACAAGATCCTGCTCACCGGCTTCACCCCGGACCGGACCCGGCCACTGGAGTCCCTGGACGCGTTCGTGGACTTCGCGGGCCGGCACCGGGAGCTGGGCTTCACCGAGATCGTGCTCCACTGGCCCATCCCCGACACGGACTTCGCCGTGGACCAGAAGGTCTTCGAGCAGATCGCCATGGAGGCCCCGGCACAACTGGACTGA